A portion of the Lolium rigidum isolate FL_2022 chromosome 1, APGP_CSIRO_Lrig_0.1, whole genome shotgun sequence genome contains these proteins:
- the LOC124664105 gene encoding calmodulin-binding protein 25-like: protein MMLSAMQHMDSSAYASPSSASPWQQLLPAERGHLPSYEALPSAPAAAQQHRAARRIAKRRPRPSRRLPTTYISADPAEFRRMVHQVTGADESLLPPPQQHQQQMAEEPLLLHALAGRMAAGGADRAMLLPTLDTSAFLLGGRGASPAEALPQPLPPCDAGPIALDSNASGGSSSGCGFPTLESWDLL from the coding sequence ATGATGCTCTCCGCCATGCAGCACATGGACTCCTCCGCCTACGCGTCCCCCTCGTCAGCCTCACCGTGGCAGCAGCTCCTCCCGGCGGAGCGCGGCCACCTTCCGTCCTACGAGGCCCTCCCATCCGCCCCCGCCGCGGCGCAGCAGCACAGGGCGGCGCGCCGCATCGCCAAGCGCCGCCCGCGCCCGTCGCGGCGGCTGCCCACGACCTACATCAGCGCCGACCCGGCCGAGTTCCGCCGCATGGTGCACCAGGTCACGGGCGCCGACGAGTCCCTCCTCCCACCGCCACAGCAGCACCAGCAGCAGATGGCGGAGGAGCCCCTCCTCCTGCACGCGCTCGCCGGCCGCATGGCGGCCGGGGGAGCCGACCGCGCGATGCTGCTGCCGACGCTGGACACGTCGGCGTTCCTGCTCGGTGGCCGCGGGGCGAGTCCGGCCGAGGCGCTGCCGCAACCGCTGCCCCCATGCGACGCCGGCCCGATCGCGCTGGACAGCAACGctagcggcggcagcagcagcggctgTGGGTTCCCGACCTTGGAGTCGTGGGATCTTCTCTGA